The proteins below come from a single Triticum aestivum cultivar Chinese Spring chromosome 5D, IWGSC CS RefSeq v2.1, whole genome shotgun sequence genomic window:
- the LOC123122490 gene encoding auxin-responsive protein SAUR36 has product MMSAKTLARLAKKWQRVAAIGKKRLTWSPSTSTEEAGGSCASVAGKGHCVVYTADGARFEVPLAFLGTTVFSELLRMSQEEFGFAGVDGGRITLPCDASVMEYAMCLLRRSASAEMEAAFLNTFAMPCHYHVAQHLGVGQHFGVCSS; this is encoded by the coding sequence ATGATGAGTGCCAAGACACTAGCTCGGCTGGCCAAGAAGTGGCAGAGGGTGGCGGCTATCGGGAAGAAGAGGCTCACCTGGTCGCCATCAACATCCACGGAAGAAGCAGGAGGGTCGTGCGCGTCGGTGGCCGGCAAGGGCCACTGCGTCGTGTACACTGCCGATGGTGCAAGGTTTGAGGTTCCCCTTGCGTTCCTCGGAACGACCGTCTTCAGCGAGCTCTTGAGGATGtcccaagaggagttcggcttcgCAGGCGTTGACGGTGGCAGAATCACGCTGCCCTGCGATGCATCGGTGATGGAGTATGCCATGTGCTTGCTCAGGAGAAGCGCCTCCGCGGAGATGGAGGCCGCGTTCCTCAACACCTTTGCGATGCCATGCCACTATCATGTGGCGCAACATCTGGGAGTTGGCCAGCATTTCGGTGTCTGCAGCTCCTGA
- the LOC123122487 gene encoding auxin-responsive protein SAUR36-like, with amino-acid sequence MIHPKKLAQLAKKCQRMLVAGAGARRRQASDTADDECRSTTSSVVADEGYCVVYAADGARFEVPLAYLGTTVFAELLRMSEEEFGYASGSEGGRIMLPCDSTVVEYVLCLVRREASEEVEKAFLSSISGHCHNYNACCMAPSVGINHQFALCT; translated from the coding sequence ATGATCCATCCAAAGAAGCTTGCTCAGCTGGCCAAGAAGTGCCAGCGGATGTTGGTGGCCGGAGCCGGTGCCCGTCGCCGGCAGGCTTCAGACACGGCCGATGATGAATGCCGCAGCACAACTTCATCTGTGGTCGCTGATGAGGGCTACTGCGTGGTGTATGCCGCCGACGGAGCACGGTTTGAGGTCCCTCTGGCGTACCTCGGGACGACGGTCTTCGCCGAGCTTCTGAGGATGTCAGAGGAGGAGTTTGGCTATGCAAGCGGTAGCGAGGGAGGCAGGATCATGCTGCCCTGCGACTCCACGGTGGTGGAGTACGTCTTGTGCCTTGTCAGGAGAGAGGCCTCTGAGGAGGTCGAGAAGGCATTCTTGAGCTCCATTTCTGGGCACTGCCACAACTACAATGCTTGCTGCATGGCTCCATCAGTGGGAATCAACCATCAATTTGCTCTTTGTACTTAG
- the LOC123125347 gene encoding auxin-responsive protein SAUR36-like — MAGAKRLAQLAKKWQRVEALGRKRLTVSAKEDQDCCASVPAKGHCVMYTADGRRFEVPLEYLSTTVFSELLRMSQEEFGFASDGKITLPCDAAVMEYVMCLLRRNASAEVESALLSSMVTPCHHTGCAMPTVGASQQICCL, encoded by the coding sequence ATGGCCGGTGCGAAGAGACTTGCTCAATTGGCAAAGAAGTGGCAGAGGGTGGAAGCACTCGGGAGGAAGAGGCTCACGGTATCAGCCAAAGAAGATCAAGATTGCTGCGCTTCTGTACCAGCCAAGGGCCACTGTGTCATGTACACGGCTGACGGGAGGCGTTTCGAGGTACCCTTGGAGTACCTCAGCACGACTGTCTTTAGCGAGCTCCTCAGGATGTCCCAGGAGGAGTTTGGGTTTGCAAGCGATGGCAAGATCACACTGCCTTGTGATGCTGCAGTGATGGAGTATGTCATGTGCTTGCTCAGGAGAAACGCCTCCGCCGAGGTCGAGAGTGCATTGCTGAGCTCCATGGTGACGCCTTGCCACCACACTGGCTGTGCGATGCCTACTGTCGGAGCCAGCCAGCAGATTTGCTGTTTGTAG